In a single window of the Acyrthosiphon pisum isolate AL4f chromosome X, pea_aphid_22Mar2018_4r6ur, whole genome shotgun sequence genome:
- the LOC100572827 gene encoding lon protease homolog 2, peroxisomal-like: MLFDKTPLYQSVDILLKTFVRLTPADAYEILRATSLNNLLRFVINWLKRETINEDKCSKSEKTGLAPVPSTLLNGNGVKRSIFLKKPISQELNQIQLAIKDSGMPTSIHKMIMNEFKRLCVMSTSNSDYSVSIDYISYVANLPWNKRTNETLDLEKAKSVLKSNHYGMEKVKNRILQFIAVKILNPDRRGPILCFIGPPGVGKTSIAKAIASSLNRTFKRISLGGINHYSDIKGHRRTYVGAMPGCIIQAVNQAKTKNPIILLDEIDKMYKGTSGDPAAALLEVLDPEQNSSFVDSYVNLPFDVSQVMFISTANNAANIPQTLRDRMEIIYLEGYTQEEKMQIAEIYLIPRILKDHNMNKLQIFICKNTIKDIIQKYTKESGVRELQRKLEVICHYIAVDIVENGDKIIKNYVITPELLLNILDVSKKIMFL; this comes from the exons atGTTATTTGATAAGACTCCCTTGTATCAATCAGTAGATATTTTACTGAAAACTTTTGTACGTTTAACTCCAGCTGATGCCTATGAAATTCTTAGAGCTACAAGCTTAAACAATCTATTGAGATTTGTTATAAATTGGTTAAAGCGAGAAACAATTA ATGAGGACAAATGTTCAAAATCTGAAAAAACCGGTTTAGCTCCAGTCCCTTCGACACTTCTTAATGGTAATGGTGTGAAAAGAAGTATTTTTCTCAAGAAACCAATTTCACAAgaattaaatcaaatacaattagCCATTAA AGATTCTGGAATGCCAACATCAATACATAAAATGATTATGAATGAATTTAAAAGACTTTGTGTTATGAGTACTAGCAATTCTGATTATTCTGTATCTATAGATTATATCAGTTATGTTGCCAATTTACCATGGAACAAACGTACAAATGAAACTTTAGATCTGGAAAAAGCtaaaagt GTATTGAAATCAAACCATTATGGCATGGAAAAGGTGAAAAATAGAATACTGCAATTCATTGCTGTAAAGATATTGAACCCAGATCGACGAGGACCTATACTTTGTTTTATTGGGCCACCTGGTGTTGGCAAGACATCTATCGCTAAAGCTATTGCCAGTTCGTTAAATCGAACTTTTAAAAG aatatcatTAGGTGGTATAAACCACTATTCAGATATTAAAGGACACAGAAGGACATATGTCGGAGCTATGCCTGGTTGTATAATTCAAGCAGTTAATCAAGCAAAAACCAaaaatcctataattttattggatgaaattgataagatg tataaaggTACAAGCGGTGATCCTGCTGCCGCATTATTAGAAGTTTTAGATCCTGAACAAAATAGCTCATTTGTTGATTCATATGTTAACTTGCCCTTTGATGTCAGTCAAGTGATGTTCATTTCAACAGCCAATAATGCTGCTAATATACCACAGACATTGCGTGATCGaatggaaataatttatttggaaGGATACACACAA GAAGAAAAAATGCAAATTGCAGAAATTTATTTGATTCCCAGGATACTTAAagatcataatatgaataaattacagatatttatttgcaaaaatactataaaagatataa ttcaaaaatatactaaaGAATCTGGTGTACGAGAATTACAGCGTAAACTTGAAGTTATTTGTCATTACATTGCTGTAGACATAGTTGAGAatggtgataaaataataaaaaactatgtgATCACAccagaattattattgaatattcttGATGTAAGtaagaaaattatgtttttatga